One segment of Paenibacillus pabuli DNA contains the following:
- the nikB gene encoding nickel ABC transporter permease produces the protein MFCILLRKFLEVFIFLLFIMFVSFLFIRLAPGDPVLTILNVDELSVSQEQVEAMREEMGFNDSLPVQFGNWLLDFIRLDFGVSYSTGQPVMQTLMRALPATAELTIGALLVMLAVAIPLGSLSALHRGSWIDRGSRLLSIVGAAVPSFWLGLILIDLFGVRFGNLPTMGRDGFVSLILPSLTLGLAISSVYVRLLRSSLLDSLSQEFVRSARARGLSEGRIFFLHAFRHSLPPVITVFGVSLGSLIGGVVVIEVLFAYPGIGKLVVDAIRQRDYPLIQGYILIMAVVVFFVNTAVDLSYRYLNPEMKLKEREAHR, from the coding sequence ATGTTTTGCATTTTGCTTCGCAAGTTTCTTGAAGTTTTTATTTTTCTGCTGTTCATTATGTTTGTGAGCTTCCTCTTCATCCGTCTGGCTCCGGGGGATCCAGTGCTTACGATTCTAAACGTGGACGAACTATCTGTCAGTCAGGAACAGGTTGAGGCTATGCGTGAAGAAATGGGCTTCAATGATTCCCTGCCTGTTCAATTTGGCAATTGGCTGCTGGACTTCATCCGCCTGGATTTCGGCGTATCGTACTCGACAGGACAGCCGGTTATGCAGACGCTCATGCGGGCGCTTCCGGCTACAGCGGAACTTACGATCGGCGCGCTGCTGGTCATGCTAGCTGTGGCCATCCCACTAGGATCACTGTCAGCATTGCATCGTGGCAGCTGGATCGACCGGGGCAGCCGGTTGTTGTCCATTGTCGGTGCGGCAGTGCCCAGCTTCTGGCTGGGCCTGATTCTGATCGACCTGTTCGGTGTGCGCTTCGGCAATCTGCCGACAATGGGGCGGGATGGATTCGTTTCGCTTATTTTGCCATCTCTGACGCTGGGACTTGCCATCTCCAGCGTTTATGTGCGTCTTTTGCGCTCCAGCCTGCTGGATTCCCTGAGCCAGGAGTTCGTTCGGTCTGCCCGGGCGAGAGGTTTGTCTGAAGGTCGCATCTTCTTTTTGCATGCCTTCCGTCACAGTCTGCCACCCGTCATAACCGTCTTTGGTGTCAGTCTAGGCAGCCTCATTGGTGGGGTTGTCGTCATTGAGGTGCTGTTCGCCTACCCGGGCATCGGCAAGCTCGTCGTTGATGCCATCCGCCAGCGCGACTATCCATTGATTCAGGGTTACATTTTGATCATGGCGGTCGTTGTATTCTTCGTGAATACGGCAGTCGATCTGTCCTATCGATATTTGAATCCGGAAATGAAACTCAAGGAAAGGGAGGCCCACCGATGA
- a CDS encoding Imm7 family immunity protein, which produces MYEYHGWATIRESASFEEDEDQYDLAIEHLQNYIEELNWTSGVLDLRAVNGDFQLWVAGLNNHQPESKDDPIEVMKKVGELAQGSYGVLYVRDSDDAESSNQFKVYTLIRGKVTENDDPFLSPFIPTLEDEYEG; this is translated from the coding sequence ATGTACGAATATCATGGATGGGCAACTATAAGAGAAAGTGCTTCATTTGAAGAAGATGAAGATCAATACGATTTAGCGATTGAACATCTGCAGAATTATATAGAAGAACTGAATTGGACTTCAGGTGTTTTGGATTTAAGAGCCGTTAATGGTGACTTTCAACTATGGGTAGCAGGCCTTAATAATCACCAACCTGAATCTAAGGATGATCCAATCGAAGTAATGAAAAAGGTAGGTGAGCTAGCTCAGGGTTCTTATGGAGTCCTTTATGTAAGAGATAGTGATGATGCGGAATCCTCCAATCAGTTTAAGGTCTACACTTTAATTCGAGGTAAAGTAACGGAGAATGATGATCCGTTTCTCTCCCCATTCATACCTACATTAGAGGATGAGTATGAAGGATAA
- the nikA gene encoding nickel ABC transporter substrate-binding protein, with protein sequence MNKKTPLLVLTSLVLSAGLLSACGSSETSPAAQPSTDKNVHFLYNFSTNSLDPHVDSSYVPLRAGITETLVRLDEENLTVAPWLAESWESEDGQHWTIDLRDDVTFQNGKPMTGESVKASLERALTESAAIQNALKIDKIEAEGDKLEITTTQPFPEFASELVNPNTAIIDVSEPDIVNKPIGTGPFKLTSFTPGSKLELDRYDEYWDGASPLDSVTFSFNEDANARTLALQSGQVDIVYRPEVESLESLKAIDGITVESTSTFRVHQMTMNMQRDSIKDLNVRRALDALIDRQGIVDTILLGYGESAIGPFLPSLPFAPTYDEAASQSGEEAAVNYLKEAGYTLQNGVMTKDGKPLQLTLLTYSARADLPLIAQVFQSDAKKIGIDVQIRQIDTPEDYMASNRDWDIATYSNLTAPRGDAGYYLNATYHPKGALNFSGSEDLELTAIIDELNLTVDPEKRAELAEKAANYVHDNVLNSFVLHPGTIVAYNGKKIKNWVTTRSEYYMITNKLDVM encoded by the coding sequence TTGAATAAAAAGACGCCGCTGCTGGTGCTGACCTCCCTGGTCCTGAGCGCCGGACTGCTGAGCGCCTGTGGATCTTCCGAAACGAGTCCCGCTGCGCAGCCTTCCACCGATAAAAACGTTCACTTCCTATATAACTTTTCCACAAACTCGCTTGACCCACATGTAGACTCCAGCTATGTTCCGCTACGTGCGGGCATCACGGAAACGCTGGTTCGTCTCGATGAAGAGAATCTGACCGTTGCACCATGGCTTGCTGAGAGCTGGGAAAGCGAAGACGGCCAGCATTGGACCATTGATCTGCGCGATGATGTAACGTTCCAGAACGGCAAGCCGATGACGGGTGAATCCGTTAAGGCGTCACTTGAGCGCGCATTGACCGAAAGTGCAGCCATTCAGAATGCACTTAAGATCGACAAGATTGAAGCCGAGGGTGACAAACTGGAGATTACAACAACACAGCCGTTCCCGGAATTCGCCTCCGAACTGGTAAACCCAAATACGGCAATTATTGACGTGAGCGAGCCGGACATCGTAAACAAGCCAATCGGCACCGGGCCGTTCAAGTTGACTTCATTTACCCCGGGCAGCAAGCTTGAACTGGATCGCTACGATGAATATTGGGATGGAGCTTCACCTCTCGACTCGGTAACGTTCTCGTTTAACGAGGATGCCAATGCTCGTACACTCGCACTTCAATCCGGACAAGTCGACATCGTATACCGTCCGGAAGTAGAAAGTCTGGAATCCCTTAAAGCAATCGATGGCATAACTGTGGAGTCCACCTCTACGTTCCGCGTTCACCAGATGACGATGAACATGCAGCGTGATAGCATCAAGGACCTGAACGTGCGCCGTGCACTGGATGCATTAATTGACCGCCAGGGGATCGTTGATACCATCCTTCTTGGCTACGGTGAGTCGGCTATCGGGCCGTTCCTGCCGTCTCTTCCGTTCGCACCTACCTATGACGAGGCAGCATCACAATCAGGTGAAGAAGCTGCGGTTAATTACCTGAAGGAAGCCGGCTACACGCTGCAAAACGGCGTTATGACCAAAGATGGCAAACCACTGCAACTGACGCTGCTTACATACTCGGCTCGTGCAGACCTGCCACTGATTGCTCAGGTCTTCCAGTCTGACGCCAAGAAGATTGGCATCGATGTGCAAATTCGCCAGATCGACACGCCGGAGGATTATATGGCGTCCAATCGGGATTGGGATATCGCAACCTATAGTAATCTGACGGCACCGCGAGGTGACGCGGGTTACTATCTGAATGCAACGTATCATCCGAAGGGTGCACTCAACTTCAGTGGATCAGAGGATCTGGAGCTGACGGCGATCATTGATGAGCTGAATCTCACAGTCGATCCGGAGAAGCGCGCAGAGCTTGCGGAAAAGGCCGCCAATTACGTGCACGACAATGTGCTGAATTCATTTGTCCTGCATCCGGGTACGATCGTTGCCTACAACGGCAAGAAGATCAAGAACTGGGTAACAACGCGCAGTGAGTATTACATGATCACCAATAAGCTGGATGTGATGTAA
- the nikC gene encoding nickel transporter permease: MKTMLLRPLAAKKSKKHSLQAITALLFVLLIIGASIYAFVYLKHDPTLTDLRGRLQGASALHPFGTDHLGRDVLTRLLLGGGQTLGYSLLALGAALLIGIPFGLIAGYKRGWIDKLFMRIADGFLAFPDTIVAIVLSGLLGAGIGNLVLAIVIVKWVSYARLVRSTVLSESQKDYIRIARTNGLSDARIMTKHLLPHIAGHVLVLASLDLGKIILLISSLSYIGLGAQPPTPEWGAMLNDSRPYFQSRPELMIYPGLAIVVVVLLANMLGDYLRDRFDVKKEVQP; this comes from the coding sequence ATGAAAACGATGCTTCTGCGTCCACTGGCCGCTAAAAAATCGAAAAAACACAGCCTACAGGCGATCACTGCCTTGCTATTCGTGCTGCTGATCATCGGGGCTTCCATATATGCCTTTGTTTATCTTAAGCATGACCCTACACTAACCGACCTGCGCGGACGGCTGCAGGGTGCAAGTGCTCTCCATCCATTTGGGACCGACCATCTGGGCCGAGACGTTCTGACAAGGTTGCTGCTCGGAGGCGGCCAGACGCTTGGTTATAGTCTGCTGGCGCTCGGAGCGGCACTGCTCATTGGAATTCCGTTTGGCCTGATTGCGGGATACAAGCGTGGTTGGATAGATAAGCTCTTTATGCGGATCGCTGATGGCTTCCTTGCCTTTCCTGACACGATTGTAGCTATCGTGCTGAGCGGGCTGCTTGGGGCGGGTATCGGCAATTTGGTGCTGGCGATCGTGATCGTCAAGTGGGTCAGCTATGCACGCCTTGTCCGCAGTACCGTCCTGTCCGAGTCGCAAAAGGACTACATTCGTATCGCACGGACCAACGGACTCTCAGATGCACGCATTATGACCAAGCACCTGCTTCCGCATATTGCCGGGCATGTGCTCGTACTGGCAAGCCTCGATCTGGGGAAGATCATCCTGCTCATTTCCTCGCTATCCTACATCGGACTTGGGGCTCAGCCACCAACGCCTGAATGGGGTGCGATGCTGAATGACTCCAGACCATACTTCCAGTCACGGCCAGAGCTTATGATCTATCCGGGTCTAGCGATCGTAGTGGTGGTACTGCTTGCGAATATGCTCGGCGACTATCTGAGAGACCGCTTTGACGTGAAAAAGGAGGTGCAGCCGTGA